The DNA sequence CTATGCCAAGGCCCTAATTCCCTATACTAGCCCTCCCAAAGAATGGCTGGTGAGATCGGGTCATGTTGAACCCAAAGTTTATTTCGTTGAACGCCAttggtttttattaatattttatttaaaataaataaatattggttttatatttatttaacaacATTTGGATTTgctaataaatataataaaagattaatcaTACATTGATTGGCCCATGCAACAGAGCACGCGAGTGATGTTAGAAGAGTACTGTGACTAATCTGAATTCTTTTTAGTATCATATGATAAAAAAGATTATATTCATATTACTTCATTCTCGTAAATAAATGAAGCTGGTactcacaaatacatatgtttataaaataaaataaaataaaataaaataaaataaaataacaaaaccatatatatatatatatatatacatttttttacaaAGATAATAAGTTCGATtgtattaaaaaacaaaaaacaatacaGTGTAGTATTCTAAAACAATATTTCTTATAGTACCATAAACAATGTTATAACTGTAAGTGACTATCACATTacacttcaaatttttttcatgcctTTTAATTCTCATCTAGGGAAAAATACTctctaaaatattaattttataatttaaaattttatttcatttttatcaaaaaacatTTGAAATCCCAATCTCAATATCCAAAAACTGAATTTCGTAtttcacaaacaaataaattattaactaCACCttataaatcaatatttaattagttttttttttaatttcttcttacttatttatttaagaaatttatattaactattatttttttaaatttacatatttctataaatttcaataaatcatatttaactgtagtttttattaaattatttttgaaataaaattaattttagtttgttaatataattttttataaaattttttattaccaaCCAATCTTAAAATGAGAGTGGTTTACtacttataaaaaatagaatatttttttttatatttctcttGTACATTTACACAAACACCCCCACGAAAATTTCTCATAAGCCCccctacaaaaataaaaaattcgtTCTCCAACGAAAAGCCGGGACCAAAAAGGTGACAGTTTTCATTCCCTCTCGACGAATCCCGAGACCACCTCCGTCCCCGCCATCCTCGCTCGATTCCAtgtgctcctcctcctcctcctctccggGTCCCATTCCCAATTCCTAATCCCTAATCCCCATTCCATGCCACCATTCATCCTCCTGCATGGACGAAGAACCTCCGCCGCCCTCGGCGCCAGCGTCGCCAGCGTCGTCGCAGTGCGCGAACTACCCCCCGCGGCCGCGCCACATACGGAGCAATAGCTTCCAGAGATGGAAGCGGCAGGTGCAGCGCGCGTGGTGGTGGGGGTCGAATGCCGCTTCCCGGGAGCAGGGGCTTAAGGCCTCTGTTCATCTCGAGATGATGGCTAATCAGAAACGTCAGTGGTATCAGATCCAATCCAAAACCCGGGTATTTATTGGAGTTTTCCTTTTTTGGGTTCTATATGTTTGGATTTTATAATGCACATTGTTGGAGATGATTTGCGTTAAAAAAAATCTGATCTTGAATTATTTGCATCAACCTTTATAAATGTGCTGTGAAAATAGGAAAATTTGAAGAGTTGAATTGATTGGTATTGTCTTATGATGCTTCTATAGTTGGAAAAACATTTGCGTTTTAGTTTTTAGGAAATCTTAGTAGAAAGAGAGCcgaatttcattaattttcttttgtaatgcgTGACTTTTCTGCGGATATGAATTACATCTTCGTAGATTTCCAATAGCCTGGTGAGGGGAAGAGTCTTATGGGTATCAAGTATTACATCGTGCATAATAGAAGTGTCAGCAATCTAATactgtatgcatgcatgcatgcaatatTCTCCTACAAGGTTGGCAATAGTAATAAGGAATATTTTGATATTACCTGgtgattttctttatttggtgttttttacACGAGGATATTCTAAAATCAGACCTTCTGATTCTGGAAGGAATATAACTGCATGACAGCCATAATTTTTGTAGTTATGGGTTTGTTGCAATTTGTGATGTGTTCTGTTTTTCGATTTATCTGGACACATACTCTTCTAGACAAAGAGATTGGTACATTCTTTGGTTGATGAATTTGTTGAGTATCAGTCCTGTTAGATATAAACTACTTGTGCACTGTGTGAAGATGGATTTCATATCGTTATGTAAAAAATACTGATAATTTCTTGGACGGGATTTTTTTTAGAAGAGGGGTATCTGTTCTTAAGATGCTAAATTCAATATAATTGGGTGGTTGATGACAAGGGTCCTGATGTAATGGGATTTATTCACAAGGCTAAAAAAATTTCCTGTGTGAGACTAGTACATTGTGGAGATAATTGCTTCATTCAACTTGGTCAACGAGTTGTGTGTAATGGCATGAGGATATTGTCAAGAACAGAAATTGAGATGATTTTGAAGATGTTGGTATAGTACGTGGCACGGAAGATTCTTGATTCTCAGACTCATGTCAGGGCCATTGTTGGGGAAAATATGATTGTATTCATGCAAAAATAGTGATGGCGGAGGCAGTTGTCACTGCAAAAGCAAGCAGGAGGGAATCTAACCATCCCAGCGGCAATAATCGCAATAAGCGGCGGCAACTGCAGGCAGCAAAGAGTTCAAAGCAAATTATTAAGTCTCCTTTATTTGAAGTGGACCAAATACCCTTTTCTTTTCTGCATAATACAGTCACTAAATTCTGaatatttatatcaaataatttgCTTATACAATTTGATCATTAAGAACTGTTACTAATGATAAATTGAACTTTATCAAACAAATGGCTTAGATATGGTTTCTGTGCAGGATAGTAGGCACCATGAGGAGCCAACATCATTATTTGAGCATTTCTTAATTGTGGGCCTTCATTCATGTGCAAATGTTCAAGTAATTGAGGATGCTTTTGCCAGGAGGAAGAACTGGGAGTCAGAAGCAgcaaattctgaaatttttgaTCTTAGGAAGATTGAATATCATGGTCACCCGCCTGCCTTGGAACCTCAGGTTTACGCAATTTTAGATGCATATCCTGTGTTACTCTTCTACCAGCTAATTGGCCTTTTTCTGATATTATGTCATTTGTCATTGCTAAATTTCTTTATAGAATAGACTTCATTGTCTTTTTCTGATATTATGTCATTTGTCATGGCTAAATTTCTATATAGAGTAGACTTCATTTGCTGTGCCTATCTTTTCTTGTGCCTTGGTTGCCTTCATGATTACAAGATCGGGAAGTCAAGTgagaagcatgcaaataattttgtaaaatcATGTCACTGTTATTTATTTGACAATATTTACTTTTGCTGGAAAAACTTGTTAAAATATGCAACCTCATATATTAGCTCAAGGCTTGTGCAACTGCTGCTTACGCTTAGTAAATGAGCTTTAGTTTCAAAAACTGTGTTTGAAAACCTGGCTATGCTTTAATGATGGAAAAGAAGGTAGCTCATGTCGAAAGTGCCAAGGTTTGTGACAAAGACTAGCATCCTGGTAAATAAGGTATTCTTGCTGAGTTTTCATATATCTGATTTTATGTGTATGCTTTTGGAACAATATTTGCAAGGATGCATGAACTCACTGAGaagctttcttttcattttaagtTGATAGACTGGTTGAAGTTTGTTAGTTTATGGCTTCTATGCACTGGTGGTGATGCTAATTAATAATACTTCtgcatttttatttaacttttatacTTTAACTGGAGGagtgtatatgtttttttttctgttctcTGCAGATCCTTTTTAAGTATCCTCCTGGTAAACGATTAGCAATGACAGAGAAGGACTTGCCTGCCTTTTGCTTCCCTGGAGGTGTTAAGGTTAATGTGTCTGTTTGTTTGACCTACttataactttattatttgaaatttttactcTAATATTTTGTGTACCATTAGTGTTAGTCGCAGAAATCTGGTTTAGGTTTTTCATTAATGTAGACCCAATGTTCAGCGCATATATCTGTATTATAGATTCCTGACTACTGTTTAACATTTCGTTATTGTTGCTTCTTGAAGTTGTAATTACTGTTGGTGGTAAAAATGATTCAATGTCCTTGAGTCTCATGTTATACCTTCTTAAATTACTTTATAATTCTTTGCTTATCTTTTAAATTATAGTCCTTAAattactttataattttaaattatagtcctttttgaaattcaatttcCTTGAGTCTCATGTTCTGCCGGATTTCATGTTGCAGGCTCGTCTATTGGAGAAAACACCATCTATGAGTGATCTAAATGAAGTTGTATTTGGGCAAGTATGTTACACATATTCCTGCTCTGAGTTCTTAAACTTCCACAATTGGGATACCTTGAATCTCACCTAGACTGCTTTTTTATAGGAACATTGAGTACCACATTTTGTGGCTCTTGTTCATTTTAGTTTGGCACATGTGATTAGACTGATAGTATTTGGGCATAGAAGGGGAATTTATTATAGACTTTTTAGAAACAATATATGCTATAAACTTCTCTACCCTTCTGATGCTATCATCTTTCGCCTTcccttagtttttctttttgaagagTTATGCAGCAGAATTATCCTACTCCATTTTTGCTTTCCTCCATCAAACACAATTTatcttccctttttttatttcagattgCTCTTTATTCTGATTTAGCTTTCTGCTACATTTCGTAGCcaatattttgtatataatgGAATTAATGGTTGTTTTTACAGGAAGAATTGTTTATGTAAAATACCTTAAAGATATTGCATGGCATTCCAACACTATATTAAGCATGGAAACCACTgcatttatttgaataatttttttactattggTCTCTCATGCTTTGGTTGTTTTTACAGGAGCATTTGGCGAGAGATGGttcttcttttatcttttcctttAAGGTTTGTCATGTGCTTCCTTAAGCAGTGATATGCAGAACCATTGGTTGATAAGTAAAAGGCCTGTtatgtattattaaaaaaatgtgcgTTGTGTGTGTAAATGGGATTTCTGACCAAGAAGACCAGCAGAGTTTGCAACCTTGTTGTAAAATGCTGTGTTTAAGGGAGAATTATGCTAGGTCTGGCTCCAAACATCCTTTGGTAGTTTATATTAGAGCTATGAGTCCCACATTGGTTAAGTTGGTAAATATGAATCTTAATATATAAGCCCATGTCTCTCATCCTGTTGGCttaagcttttgggttgaattgaggtttaacaatatatatatatatctatatatatactttgttgATTAGTTTGTTTGCAACGTGACTAGTTAAATGTAAATAGCAGCATGTGTTAAAAGAGCTTATTATAGTAACTACTCATCCCACATTGGTTGAGttgataaatatgaatttaaatataaaagccTAGGGCTTTCATTCTATTAGCTTTAGCTTTTGAGTTGAATAAAGTCTCgataatatatgtttgttttgatCTAACACTTTATATTTGTATTCTAGTGGTCTGTGAGGTGTTTGCAGGTAAACTAAATCCTTGAGTGATATCTGAGAGTTAGATTTGAATTATGAATACCATTTTGTCTTGGTGTACTTATATTTTAACCATTGACTATTAATGATCAGGTTTCAGATAGCACAACATTATATGGTGTCTGTCTACATGTTCAGGAGCTATTACAGAGGGCACCAGGTATTTTAGGTGCCATATCGCCACTAACTCAATCTTCTAGCAAGTCTGGTCGCTGCTTGGTTTCTGCTCCTCGGTGTTATTGCCTGCTCACAAGAGTTCCATTTTTTGAGCTACATTTTGAGATGTTGAACAGGTTTGCCGCTACTATTCTAAACATATCAAGGTCTTATTGTTTTTTGTAAGGCTCAAGTTTGTTGtatgatttatatgttttgCTGGAATTTGTGGTCCAACAAGTtcatttgattattgttttgtctAGAGTCTTATCACAGTTTGCTTTCACTACAGTATTATTGCACAGGAGCGCCTGGATAGGGTAACACAATATGTTAGTGAAATGGTCGTCACAAATTCTGTGCCTCGAGTAGTTGTGGAGAATGATCAACtggatgaaaattttgattctcCAGACGGGGAATCTTATAGCAATTGGATGGATTATGCAATACCAGTAGATAGTGTAGGTTTGACACCATTCGCAGCAAATGTTGTAGAAGATAAGGAGACTCCACCATTCCCATGCAAGCTGTATGAGTCTCCCTCTCCTGAAAGTACATCTGTAAGCGATACTTCGGATTTTGGTCATGTAAAAGATGTGGATAAGGATATGAATAAGGCTTGGCAACATTGTGATGATTGCGCATCTGAGAGCACAGGATCCTGTTCTGATAGTTTCGAACAAGTGTGTGGGAGCTGTGAATATAGCCACACTTCACCTGAAAGTAGCCGATTGCAGTGTTCTCCATGTCGCAGGTTGTTGCGTGTTGGAAGCTTGGAGTGCATATACAGGCggtatgttatctttttggacTCTTTCTCTAAGTTCATATTCCATAAAAATGTGATATTTCATGATGATTATATGAACTCTACTTCTAATTTGATGTACAATTTATTGGTGCTCAAACTTTCTTTCCATTGTCAAAATGATGTGGTTTGTAACAATGcgatgaaatttcattttttttttcttgtccttATGATATAAACATATTCTTTTCACGCCCAATTGAACGCATATAAGTGGTTTTGGACAGTTCAGCAAGAGATGTGGGACCAGATTTTGCTGATGAAGAATTGTATGTGAAGTATGATGCAAATGCTGTGAACCAAAAAGTGATGGAATGGGCTAAGGTAGTTCATAATCTTCGGTAAAGCTTGCAATTCTGCATAGTTCTTGATGGTCGccaattcttctttttctcaagTTGTTTTCTACTTAATGGCAGGCACATGAAAATGAATCGTTACAGACTTTGTGTGCTTATCATGCTCTTCCTATACCTTCACGAGGAGAGGAAATAATTTTCCACCCTCTAGAACATTTACAGCCGATCAAGTATAGCCGTCCTGGTTTAGTTAAACTGGGTGTGGAAGGCGCTTCTTGTGATCAACCTTCTTGCCCTGCAGAAGCTAATTTTGTTGAGTATTCTTCCTGCGTCTTTTATTACCATGGTATGAGGTTCTATCTTTTGCTTCCAGGATTGGTATTTATTGATGTTAACTTCACCATACAAGGTTAATGCCCGGTTAGCAGCTGTGGAAGAAGCTCTTTCACTATCAATATGGACGGTTGCAACAGTATGCCGTGCTCTATCTCTTGAAAGTGTAATATATTCTAACcaaatgtttttttggaaatagcTCATGAATTCCTAAGTAATTTGATTCAACAAAATAGggacaattaattttttatgacgAGCTTAAAAGCTTTCATGATATTCTTTAGTCTTTTCCAAATTGTTTTTGTTCAAGTAGTTATTTTTTCTGTAGGAAATTTGGCTAATAGTAAGATACCATGTTTTAGGTCTTGTCATTATTTGCAGGAGCATTATTAGAAAAGCAAATGGTGGTTATATGCCCTAATTTGGTATGATTTATTGTTCCTTCTCTAAAACTAATTTCCACAATATtcttttttaaactatattattgttttttgatCATGGAAAGTGCTTACTTGGTAAAATACTTGCAGGGTGTCCTATCAGCAACTGTATTATCCATTATACCAATGCTCCGGCCATTTGCATGGCAGAGTTTGTTACTTCCAGTGCGTTTCTgaacttgtttatttttaataaattatgacaTTTCTCTGTAGTCATACCAAATCATGTATTTAAGTTATATATGGATTATTGGAAATATAAGCCAACAACGCTAGCCCTATTGTGCAAGTATGCTGGTGTTCGTTGCAATTACTAAATTTTGCATTGTTCAAAATAATCTTGTTCTATCCCTTTTTGTTTGGGGCTTCTTATTTCAAGTGGAACCTCTTTCAGGATGTGGCTTTTAGGTTTTGAAGTGCATGGGTCCAGTTTCTGATTTTTTCTATTCACCTCATTAAAGAATAATCTTCTTTTTTGGATTTTGCTAAAAGCTGAGAGGATTAATATCTGTATTTTTACTAGATTGACTTGAAGTAACCCTTTGACGCACTAATCATTTTCAGGTTCTTCCAAGGAAGATGCTTGAGTTCCTTGATGCTCCAGTTCCTTTTATAGTGAGTCAGTATTATTATCTGTTCTTTAGTTGTTCGATGGTGCATTGTATCTTAAAAAAATCTCTTCACAGTTTTACTCCTTGTATCTTAGAACTGTATGCTCTAAGGTATGGATATTCTGCATGCATAATATAATTACCTTTGCATGAAGAAAAACCAAAGCTTTGCAACTCATATGGCTTGGGCATATGTCAATGTTACAGATATCAATCCAGATGATTTGGACATCATTGTGGCTTACTGGGTTATATATCATTTAGTAGAGCTCCCTTTCACTTTAGTTAGAAATCATATAATCTACATTGATTTCTATGGAGTACTAGaaaattttttgaatatctTGATGACATAATTATCCATTTTGGCTCTGACCTATTTTCAAAATCACACTTCAACTATCTGTGAGACTTGCTAAACAAGGCTCTATGA is a window from the Dioscorea cayenensis subsp. rotundata cultivar TDr96_F1 chromosome 2, TDr96_F1_v2_PseudoChromosome.rev07_lg8_w22 25.fasta, whole genome shotgun sequence genome containing:
- the LOC120269339 gene encoding uncharacterized protein LOC120269339 isoform X1, yielding MDEEPPPPSAPASPASSQCANYPPRPRHIRSNSFQRWKRQVQRAWWWGSNAASREQGLKASVHLEMMANQKRQWYQIQSKTRDSRHHEEPTSLFEHFLIVGLHSCANVQVIEDAFARRKNWESEAANSEIFDLRKIEYHGHPPALEPQILFKYPPGKRLAMTEKDLPAFCFPGGVKARLLEKTPSMSDLNEVVFGQEHLARDGSSFIFSFKVSDSTTLYGVCLHVQELLQRAPGILGAISPLTQSSSKSGRCLVSAPRCYCLLTRVPFFELHFEMLNSIIAQERLDRVTQYVSEMVVTNSVPRVVVENDQLDENFDSPDGESYSNWMDYAIPVDSVGLTPFAANVVEDKETPPFPCKLYESPSPESTSVSDTSDFGHVKDVDKDMNKAWQHCDDCASESTGSCSDSFEQVCGSCEYSHTSPESSRLQCSPCRRLLRVGSLECIYRRSARDVGPDFADEELYVKYDANAVNQKVMEWAKAHENESLQTLCAYHALPIPSRGEEIIFHPLEHLQPIKYSRPGLVKLGVEGASCDQPSCPAEANFVNARLAAVEEALSLSIWTVATVCRALSLESVLSLFAGALLEKQMVVICPNLGVLSATVLSIIPMLRPFAWQSLLLPVLPRKMLEFLDAPVPFIVGIQHKPKDMKMKTANLIRINVQKDQVKSCSLPPLPQHKELMSELRPIHTRLMCENSIAKRHPVYKCSEVQAESAGNFLDVTRRYLESLCSNLRAHTITNVQSNDDKVSLLLKDSFIDSFPSRDQPFIKLFVDTQLFSVLSDSRLSRYEHE
- the LOC120269339 gene encoding uncharacterized protein LOC120269339 isoform X3, which encodes MDEEPPPPSAPASPASSQCANYPPRPRHIRSNSFQRWKRQVQRAWWWGSNAASREQGLKASVHLEMMANQKRQWYQIQSKTRDSRHHEEPTSLFEHFLIVGLHSCANVQVIEDAFARRKNWESEAANSEIFDLRKIEYHGHPPALEPQILFKYPPGKRLAMTEKDLPAFCFPGGVKARLLEKTPSMSDLNEVVFGQEHLARDGSSFIFSFKVSDSTTLYGVCLHVQELLQRAPGILGAISPLTQSSSKSGRCLVSAPRCYCLLTRVPFFELHFEMLNSIIAQERLDRVTQYVSEMVVTNSVPRVVVENDQLDENFDSPDGESYSNWMDYAIPVDSVGLTPFAANVVEDKETPPFPCKLYESPSPESTSVSDTSDFGHVKDVDKDMNKAWQHCDDCASESTGSCSDSFEQVCGSCEYSHTSPESSRLQCSPCRRLLRVGSLECIYRRSARDVGPDFADEELYVKYDANAVNQKVMEWAKAHENESLQTLCAYHALPIPSRGEEIIFHPLEHLQPIKYSRPGLVKLGVEGASCDQPSCPAEANFVNARLAAVEEALSLSIWTVATVCRALSLESVLSLFAGALLEKQMVVICPNLGVLSATVLSIIPMLRPFAWQSLLLPVLPRKMLEFLDAPVPFIVGIQHKPKDMKMKTANLIRINVQKDQVKSCSLPPLPQHKELMSELRPIHTRLMCENSIAKRHPVYKCSEVQAESAGNFLDVTRRYLESLCSNLRAHTITNVQSNDDKLFVDTQLFSVLSDSRLSRYEHE
- the LOC120269339 gene encoding uncharacterized protein LOC120269339 isoform X2, whose product is MDEEPPPPSAPASPASSQCANYPPRPRHIRSNSFQRWKRQVQRAWWWGSNAASREQGLKASVHLEMMANQKRQWYQIQSKTRDSRHHEEPTSLFEHFLIVGLHSCANVQVIEDAFARRKNWESEAANSEIFDLRKIEYHGHPPALEPQILFKYPPGKRLAMTEKDLPAFCFPGGVKARLLEKTPSMSDLNEVVFGQEHLARDGSSFIFSFKELLQRAPGILGAISPLTQSSSKSGRCLVSAPRCYCLLTRVPFFELHFEMLNSIIAQERLDRVTQYVSEMVVTNSVPRVVVENDQLDENFDSPDGESYSNWMDYAIPVDSVGLTPFAANVVEDKETPPFPCKLYESPSPESTSVSDTSDFGHVKDVDKDMNKAWQHCDDCASESTGSCSDSFEQVCGSCEYSHTSPESSRLQCSPCRRLLRVGSLECIYRRSARDVGPDFADEELYVKYDANAVNQKVMEWAKAHENESLQTLCAYHALPIPSRGEEIIFHPLEHLQPIKYSRPGLVKLGVEGASCDQPSCPAEANFVNARLAAVEEALSLSIWTVATVCRALSLESVLSLFAGALLEKQMVVICPNLGVLSATVLSIIPMLRPFAWQSLLLPVLPRKMLEFLDAPVPFIVGIQHKPKDMKMKTANLIRINVQKDQVKSCSLPPLPQHKELMSELRPIHTRLMCENSIAKRHPVYKCSEVQAESAGNFLDVTRRYLESLCSNLRAHTITNVQSNDDKVSLLLKDSFIDSFPSRDQPFIKLFVDTQLFSVLSDSRLSRYEHE